A region of Lepus europaeus isolate LE1 chromosome 2, mLepTim1.pri, whole genome shotgun sequence DNA encodes the following proteins:
- the HSPA13 gene encoding heat shock 70 kDa protein 13, with product MAGEMTILGSAVLTLLLAGYLAQQYLPLPTPKVIGIDLGTTYCSVGVFFPGTGKVKVIPDENGHISIPSMVSFTEDAVYVGYESLELADSNPQNTIYDAKRFIGKIFTPEELEAEIGRYPFKVLNKNGMVEFSVTSNETLTVSPEYVGSRLLLKLKEMAEEYLGMPVANAVISVPAEFDLKQRNSTIEAANLAGLKILRVINEPTAAAMAYGLHKADVFHVLVIDLGGGTLDVSLLNKQGGMFLTRAMSGNNKLGGQDFNQRLLQYLYTQIYQKYGFYPSRKEEIHRLRQAVEMVKLNLTLHQSAQMSVLLTVEEKDGQDPQQAESEGPQDTLSPADGRQVNSMLGPGLSEKNSGKRQVLFETEVSRKLFDSLNEDLFQKILVPIRQVLKEGHLERTEIDEVVLVGGSTRIPRIRQVIQEFFGKDPNTSVDPDLAVVTGVAIQAGIDGGSWPLQVSALEIPNKHLQKTNFN from the exons ATGGCCGGAGAGATGACGATTTTAG GATCAGCTGTTCTGACCCTCCTGTTGGCTGGCTATTTGGCACAACAGTATTTACCATTGCCTACTCCTAAAGTGATTGGCATTGACCTCGGCACCACCTACTGTTCTGTCGGAGTGTTTTTTCCTGGCACCGGAAAAGTGAAGGTGATTCCAGATGAGAATGGTCACATCAGCATACCCAGCATGGTGTCCTTTACTGAGGATGCTGTGTATGTGGGGTACGAAAGCCTAGAGCTGGCAGATTCAAATCCTCAAAACACCATATATGATGCCAAAAGATTCATAGGCAAGATTTTTACCCCAGAAGAGCTGGAGGCTGAAATTGGCAGATACCCATTTAAG GTTTTAAACAAAAATGGGATGGTTGAGTTTTCTGTGACAAGTAACGAGACCCTCACCGTTTCCCCAGAATATGTTGGCTCTCGACTGTTGTTGAAATTAAAGGAAATGGCGGAGGAGTATCTCGGAATGCCAGTTGCCAATGCAGTCATCTCTGTACCAGCAGAATTTGATCTAAAGCAGAGAAATTCAACCATTGAAGCTGCTAACCTTGCAG GACTGAAGATCTTGAGGGTCATAAATGAACCCACAGCGGCAGCCATGGCCTACGGTCTCCACAAGGCTGATGTCTTCCACGTCTTGGTGATAGACTTGGGTGGAGGAACTCTCGATGTGTCTTTACTGAATAAACAAGGAGGAATGTTTCTAACGCGAGCCATGTCTG gAAACAATAAACTTGGGGGCCAGGACTTCAATCAGAGATTGCTTCagtatttgtatacacagatcTATCAAAAGTACGGCTTCTACCCCTCTAGGAAGGAGGAAATACACAGATTAAGACAAGCTGTGGAAATGGTCAAGTTAAATCTGACGCTTCATCAGTCTGCTCAGATGTCAGTATTACTAACAGTGGAGGAAAAGGACGGGCAGGATCCCCAGCAAGCCGAGTCTGAAGGGCCACAGGACACACTTTCCCCAGCAGATGGACGCCAGGTGAACAGTATGTTGGGACCTGGCCTTTCTGAAAAGAACAGTGGGAAAAGGCAGGTTTTATTTGAAACTGAAGTATCACGGAAGCTCTTTGATAGCCTTAATGAAGATCTCTTCCAGAAAATACTCGTCCCCATTCGGCAAGTATTAAAAGAAGGCCACCTGGAGAGGACTGAGATTGACGAGGTGGTCCTCGTTGGGGGCTCCACGCGTATTCCCCGCATCCGCCAGGTCATTCAGGAGTTCTTTGGGAAGGATCCCAACACGTCCGTGGACCCTGACCTGGCAGTGGTGACAGGAGTGGCTATCCAAGCAGGGATTGACGGAGGTTCTTGGCCTTTGCAAGTCAGTGCTTTAGAAATTCCCAATAAGCATTTACAAAAAACCAATTTCAACTGA